Proteins encoded within one genomic window of Spirulina major PCC 6313:
- a CDS encoding helix-turn-helix domain-containing protein, translating to MLQHLIESKEIRQADLVGIIGSSGVVSEVVNGKRAISKAQAKALGDYFQISPSVFI from the coding sequence ATGTTACAGCACTTGATTGAATCGAAAGAGATTCGGCAAGCGGATTTAGTGGGGATTATTGGTTCTAGTGGTGTGGTTTCCGAGGTGGTGAATGGGAAGCGGGCGATTAGTAAAGCTCAAGCTAAAGCCCTCGGTGATTATTTCCAAATCTCTCCGAGTGTATTTATTTAG
- a CDS encoding HNH endonuclease has protein sequence MPLSDTIRQQVRARAKNYCEYCLSHQDYIMGRLQIDHVQPVAKGGSDDLDNLCLACELCNQYKWTKTDAVDPETGETMKIFHPRHQTWSEHFAWNQEGTHIVGLTAVGRATAIALQLNNPLAVVVRRNWVKAGWHPPSVDPIV, from the coding sequence ATGCCTCTTTCCGACACGATTCGCCAACAGGTTCGAGCCCGGGCAAAGAATTATTGTGAATATTGCCTCAGCCATCAAGACTACATTATGGGGCGTTTGCAGATTGACCATGTTCAACCGGTGGCCAAAGGGGGTAGTGATGATCTCGATAATCTTTGCCTGGCGTGTGAACTTTGTAATCAATACAAATGGACAAAAACCGATGCTGTTGATCCGGAAACCGGTGAAACCATGAAGATATTTCATCCTCGTCACCAAACGTGGTCAGAGCATTTTGCCTGGAATCAAGAGGGAACGCATATCGTGGGTTTAACGGCTGTGGGACGAGCCACGGCGATCGCATTGCAGTTGAATAATCCGTTAGCTGTGGTTGTTCGGCGTAACTGGGTTAAAGCGGGTTGGCATCCACCGTCTGTTGATCCTATTGTGTAG